A single region of the Salvia miltiorrhiza cultivar Shanhuang (shh) chromosome 8, IMPLAD_Smil_shh, whole genome shotgun sequence genome encodes:
- the LOC131000053 gene encoding B3 domain-containing protein REM20-like isoform X1, with product MKRSRRSHVAKSLPMEEELSFFKVISTSQKMEFPPDSVAKMQGVLGSRVTLRDAHKKLWTVEVERGENGFYFDKGWPQFYLENDLEPNDVVAFEYKHGELLDFRLFGRDACQKFGVKEDAEDEDEDEDEDYEVVCMSKNKAKSNKGLSSIHTSSKRRVEEEEIEMKMKESKSRSSPSSSSLRHDINDYYGHDIFGSGRAIRPKNPYFVSRSRKSRKNELHIPNHLIEEGKLKIESRMLMEDASGRRWESMIKKWKDGRVWCTRGWKRLCDANGIGPDDICICEFVQQDARTLCMLVRVVDVVK from the exons atgaaGAGGAGCAGAAGAAGTCATGTTGCCAAATCTCTCCCAATGGAAGAGGAGTTAAGCTTCTTCAAGGTCATTTCAACATCTCAAAAAATG GAATTCCCTCCAGATAGTGTTGCAAAGATGCAAGGAGTTCTAGGCAGCAGAGTTACCCTCAGAGATGCCCACAAAAAATTGTGGACAGTAGAGGTGGAAAGAGGTGAAAATGGCTTCTATTTTGACAAGGGGTGGCCTCAATTTTATCTTGAAAATGATTTGGAGCCCAATGATGTTGTGGCGTTCGAATACAAGCACGGCGAATTGCTCGACTTCAGACTGTTTGGACGCGACGCTTGTCAAAAATTCGGAGTGAAAGAGGATGCcgaggatgaggat GAGGACGAGGACGAGGATTATGAAGTAGTTTGCATGAGCAAGAACAAAGCCAAATCTAACAAGGGCTTAAGCTCAATCCATACAT CTTCCAAAAGAAGAGTTGAAGAAGAGGAAATAGAGATGAAGATGAAGGAATCCAAGTCAAGATCATcaccatcatcttcttctt TGAGGCATGATATAAACGATTACTACGGACACGACATCTTCGGATCGGGCCGGGCCATCCGACCCAAAAATCCTTATTTTGTGTCGAGATCAAGAAAATCGCGCAAGAACGAGCTG CACATCCCAAATCATTTGATAGAAGAGGGGAAGCTCAAGATTGAGTCAAGAATGTTGATGGAGGATGCAAGTGGGAGGAGATGGGAGAGCATGATCAAGAAGTGGAAAGACGGGCGCGTGTGGTGCACGCGCGGATGGAAGAGATTGTGCGACGCTAACGGCATAGGCCCCGACGACATCTGCATCTGTGAGTTCGTGCAACAAGACGCCCGCACCCTCTGCATGCTCGTTCGTGTTGTTGATGTCGTTAAGTAA
- the LOC131000053 gene encoding putative B3 domain-containing protein Os04g0347400 isoform X2, with amino-acid sequence MKRSRRSHVAKSLPMEEELSFFKEFPPDSVAKMQGVLGSRVTLRDAHKKLWTVEVERGENGFYFDKGWPQFYLENDLEPNDVVAFEYKHGELLDFRLFGRDACQKFGVKEDAEDEDEDEDEDYEVVCMSKNKAKSNKGLSSIHTSSKRRVEEEEIEMKMKESKSRSSPSSSSLRHDINDYYGHDIFGSGRAIRPKNPYFVSRSRKSRKNELHIPNHLIEEGKLKIESRMLMEDASGRRWESMIKKWKDGRVWCTRGWKRLCDANGIGPDDICICEFVQQDARTLCMLVRVVDVVK; translated from the exons atgaaGAGGAGCAGAAGAAGTCATGTTGCCAAATCTCTCCCAATGGAAGAGGAGTTAAGCTTCTTCAAG GAATTCCCTCCAGATAGTGTTGCAAAGATGCAAGGAGTTCTAGGCAGCAGAGTTACCCTCAGAGATGCCCACAAAAAATTGTGGACAGTAGAGGTGGAAAGAGGTGAAAATGGCTTCTATTTTGACAAGGGGTGGCCTCAATTTTATCTTGAAAATGATTTGGAGCCCAATGATGTTGTGGCGTTCGAATACAAGCACGGCGAATTGCTCGACTTCAGACTGTTTGGACGCGACGCTTGTCAAAAATTCGGAGTGAAAGAGGATGCcgaggatgaggat GAGGACGAGGACGAGGATTATGAAGTAGTTTGCATGAGCAAGAACAAAGCCAAATCTAACAAGGGCTTAAGCTCAATCCATACAT CTTCCAAAAGAAGAGTTGAAGAAGAGGAAATAGAGATGAAGATGAAGGAATCCAAGTCAAGATCATcaccatcatcttcttctt TGAGGCATGATATAAACGATTACTACGGACACGACATCTTCGGATCGGGCCGGGCCATCCGACCCAAAAATCCTTATTTTGTGTCGAGATCAAGAAAATCGCGCAAGAACGAGCTG CACATCCCAAATCATTTGATAGAAGAGGGGAAGCTCAAGATTGAGTCAAGAATGTTGATGGAGGATGCAAGTGGGAGGAGATGGGAGAGCATGATCAAGAAGTGGAAAGACGGGCGCGTGTGGTGCACGCGCGGATGGAAGAGATTGTGCGACGCTAACGGCATAGGCCCCGACGACATCTGCATCTGTGAGTTCGTGCAACAAGACGCCCGCACCCTCTGCATGCTCGTTCGTGTTGTTGATGTCGTTAAGTAA
- the LOC131000053 gene encoding putative B3 domain-containing protein Os04g0347400 isoform X3, with protein MQGVLGSRVTLRDAHKKLWTVEVERGENGFYFDKGWPQFYLENDLEPNDVVAFEYKHGELLDFRLFGRDACQKFGVKEDAEDEDEDEDEDYEVVCMSKNKAKSNKGLSSIHTSSKRRVEEEEIEMKMKESKSRSSPSSSSLRHDINDYYGHDIFGSGRAIRPKNPYFVSRSRKSRKNELHIPNHLIEEGKLKIESRMLMEDASGRRWESMIKKWKDGRVWCTRGWKRLCDANGIGPDDICICEFVQQDARTLCMLVRVVDVVK; from the exons ATGCAAGGAGTTCTAGGCAGCAGAGTTACCCTCAGAGATGCCCACAAAAAATTGTGGACAGTAGAGGTGGAAAGAGGTGAAAATGGCTTCTATTTTGACAAGGGGTGGCCTCAATTTTATCTTGAAAATGATTTGGAGCCCAATGATGTTGTGGCGTTCGAATACAAGCACGGCGAATTGCTCGACTTCAGACTGTTTGGACGCGACGCTTGTCAAAAATTCGGAGTGAAAGAGGATGCcgaggatgaggat GAGGACGAGGACGAGGATTATGAAGTAGTTTGCATGAGCAAGAACAAAGCCAAATCTAACAAGGGCTTAAGCTCAATCCATACAT CTTCCAAAAGAAGAGTTGAAGAAGAGGAAATAGAGATGAAGATGAAGGAATCCAAGTCAAGATCATcaccatcatcttcttctt TGAGGCATGATATAAACGATTACTACGGACACGACATCTTCGGATCGGGCCGGGCCATCCGACCCAAAAATCCTTATTTTGTGTCGAGATCAAGAAAATCGCGCAAGAACGAGCTG CACATCCCAAATCATTTGATAGAAGAGGGGAAGCTCAAGATTGAGTCAAGAATGTTGATGGAGGATGCAAGTGGGAGGAGATGGGAGAGCATGATCAAGAAGTGGAAAGACGGGCGCGTGTGGTGCACGCGCGGATGGAAGAGATTGTGCGACGCTAACGGCATAGGCCCCGACGACATCTGCATCTGTGAGTTCGTGCAACAAGACGCCCGCACCCTCTGCATGCTCGTTCGTGTTGTTGATGTCGTTAAGTAA
- the LOC130997138 gene encoding proline-rich receptor-like protein kinase PERK10, translated as MASISPLHLVFSLLLFTYPVLSDHSPSHAPSQPPHPPADEISPPPASPASAPSPAHSFSSPPAPPPSDLDSHSPSPAPTPDSESPSHSPAPAADTGDIKRETQPNAADLDSNGESSGGMSSGQKAGVAVGVIAGACVVIAGVVVYKKRQQNIQRSQYGYAARREIL; from the coding sequence ATGGCGTCGATTTCCCCTCTGCATCTCGTCTTCTCACTCCTCCTCTTCACTTACCCCGTCCTCTCCGATCACTCGCCGTCGCATGCTCCTTCTCAACCTCCGCATCCGCCCGCCGACGAAATCTCTCCGCCCCCGGCCTCCCCAGCCTCCGCGCCTTCACCCGCCCACTCCTTCTCCTCACCTCCGGCGCCGCCGCCCTCAGATCTCGACTCACACTCACCTTCTCCCGCACCGACTCCGGACAGCGAGTCTCCCTCCCACTCTCCCGCGCCGGCAGCGGACACCGGAGACATCAAGCGCGAGACTCAGCCCAATGCGGCTGATTTGGACAGCAACGGCGAGTCATCCGGCGGAATGAGCAGCGGGCAGAAAGCCGGCGTGGCGGTCGGAGTGATCGCCGGAGCGTGCGTAGTCATCGCCGGCGTGGTGGTGTACAAGAAGCGGCAACAGAATATCCAGCGGTCGCAGTACGGGTACGCCGCCAGGAGAGAGATTCTGTAG